One Chlamydiales bacterium genomic window, AATCCTACCGGGACCCAACCCAACTGTACTCCATTAATCAAACCTGCAATTCCTAAGCTTCCTGCAACCACGAGAAGGGCAGGATATACTATTTCTAATATGTACATACGCACATCTGCAGCTTTACGACTGAAATGACTAGTCACTAGCTGGACTAAGCGGTCAACAACTGCTCCTCCAATGAAAGAATATCCGACAGTTAATCTGGGCAAAATTCCTGCAATTCCAAGAGATCCAATGATAAAAATAGCTATACCATATATAGCCAACATAGTGTTTCGGAGTTTTACGACTAGAGATCTAGTATTTTTCTGTTTTGGAGTTGTCCTTGTATTTTGAAATGTATCGTATGTTCGTAAACTGGAATTGATACTAGCCATAATTCCACCTTTATTGAAAATTTGTAATAATAATTTTATGATATTGTATGTATTTTAATCTATTTTTTTTTTTTGAAAAATTAATGAAAAATATTTTTTATATTTTTTTTCATTTAAATCTCATATTTAATAACTTTTTCTAAAGTAGAGTTAGAATATTTTTATTTGAAAATTGACAGGTGATTTACATTTTGTTATACAAATGCTTATGGAAAAGATTTCAGAGATTCGTAAGGCTATATTTATTCGCAAGATCCAAAAAAAAGAAGAGATCGCTGTTTCTCGTTCTGTTGACTTGCTTTCCATTTCATCTGATTCAGAAAAAAAAAGAATTTGGGTTGAAAAACTGAAGGCGATGGCTGAGATTCGTCCTGAAAAAGTGAAAATAGCTTCAAAAACTCCTCCTTCAGATTATGAATTAGCGAAAAGAATCTTAGACCATCAGTATTGAGCATTATTTAGAAAATTTTCTCTTACATCCAGTTAGATTAGGCATTGTAAGTAAAGCGTTTTTGCCAGTTAACCACCCAGGAACATGTTTTTCTGTTGTTATCTAGAATGAAATGGTCAACTAAGCATTCTTTTTCATTGAGTTGAAAAAGATAGAATGTTCCATTAGATCGGTGTGCTACAGAGCCACTGTTAAAAACTAGGGGGAGTCCTTCTTTCCTTTCTTCTTGAATATAGTATTTATGATCATGACCATGAAGATAGAGTTTAACTTGTGGATAGTTTTTTAAAATTTGTTGTAGTAGATGAGCACCTTGTAAATCATGCATGGGTCGATGAGTCGGATAGAGAGGGAAATGATTTCCTATGATGACATGTTCGTGGAGAGGAATACAATCTAAAATTTGTTTTAGTGCTTTTTTCATAGTACTTGAAAAAAGTCCTAAAGAGTAAAAAGGGGGAGTAGCAACTGCACAGTCGAGGCCAATCCACCACCAACCTTTCCCAAGATATTTTTTTTCTATACGTTGATTTTTAAGATCTTCAGAAGGGAAAAAATGATAAAACCGCCTTGTTTTTTCCACTGCCTTAGTATAGCAATCATGGTTCCCAGGAAGAAAGTAGACTGGTTGGGAGAAGGAATCCACAAAAGCTTTACTTTCTCTGAATTCTGAGTCTAGAGAAAGTGAAGAAAAGTCTCCTGTAATACACACATGATCGACATTCAGAGAGTCAAAGAATTGAGGTAGATGAAGAAGATGTTTGGTGTCGTAGAGATATTTTCTAAAAAAGAGCAAATTCAGATTACCGATCCATCTTTTATTGATAAATTGACTAGGATTGAAGGTCGGATGGGAAAAATGAAGATCAGAGAGATGGGCAACTTTCAGCATTTCTATATTTTTTTAGATAAGAGGAGATCATGTTAGTGGATAATAAAATACGGTGGGAAAATCCCACCGAGTCTTATTTCTCTTCATCCTCAGGAGCATCTCCGATCAAAGCTTCTGAAATAAGAACCATCCCTGCTACAGAAGCTGCATGCAGTAGACAATTCTTCGTTACTTTGACAGGATCGATCACACCTGCTTTGATGAGATCTTCAATTTTTTCGTTACGTGCATTAAAACCCATAGCATCTTTTTCTTTTTTTAACTGAGAAACTATGACCGCACCATCTTGTCCAGTATTCGCTACAATTTGATAAACCGGTGTTTCACATGCTGCTGCAACTAAATTGGCTCCATGAATTTCATCGTTTTCGATTTTTAGGGATTGAATCACACGACTTGCACGTAATAGCGCAACCCCTCCCCCGGGAACAATTCCTTCAGCTAATGCTGCTTTTGTCGAGCTAAGGCTATCTTCAAACATTTGTTTTTTTTGTTTAAGTTCAGGTTCGGTCGCTGCTCCAACATAAATGACAGCAACACCTCCTTTGAGTTTTGCTTTACGCTCCATCAATTTTTCCTTATCGTAAGAGCTTGTGACTTGATCATGCTCTGCTTCAATTTGGGCAATTCGTGCTTCAATGGATTTTGTGGTGCCCCTTCCACCTACAAGGGTGGTGGTTTCTTTTGTAATAAGTGCGCGATTGCAAGATCCAAGAAGCTCAAGATTTGCATCCTTTAAATAAACACCAGCTTCTTCAGAGATTACGGTAGCTCCAGTAAGAGTTGCAATATCTTCTAACATCGCTTTACGTCGATCACCAAATCCTGGGGATTTAACAGCTGTGACTTTTAATATCCCACGGATTTTGTTAACCACTAAGGTGGCTAACACATCATTTTCAAGATCTTCACTGATGATTAAAAGATCACGTCCAGATGCTGCTACCGCTTGAAGGATAGGCATCATCTCTTGAATGGAAGAGATCTTTTTATCGACTAGTAGAAGATAAGGATTTTCTATCTCAATCGTCATCTTCTCTTGGTTGGTGACGAAATAGGGACTGACATAACCACGATCAAATTGCATTCCCTCGACCATTTCAATCTTTGTTTCAGTTCCTTTTGCCTCTTCAATAGTCACAACACCTTCTTTACCAACTTTTTCAATTGCATTTGCGATATAATGACCAATTTCTTCATTCCCAGATGCAGAAACAGTAGCAATATTCTGTGTATCTTGATGTCCATTTAAAGGGATCGCCATTTTTTCGAGTTCTTCAACAATTGCTGCTACCCCTTTATCAATGCCTCGTTTAATTTCAATAGGACTAATCCCAGTAGCAATGGATTTATTGCCTTTTTTGACGAGGTAATTAAGAAGAAGCGTTCCTGTTGTGGTTCCATCTCCACATTTATCTTTTAACTTGGCAGCGACTTCTTGTGCCATAGAGACTCCCATATTTTCATACTGATCAGGGAGTTCAACATCTTTGACAATACTATTCCCATCATTTGTAATAGTAGGAGCTCCCCAGCTCTTTTCTAATCCAACATTTCTTCCCTTAGGACCCAAGGTAGGACCTACAATATTTGCCAGTTGCTCGATCCCTCTAGCTAGTTTATCTCTTGCTTCTTGCTCAAAAATAATTTCCTTTGCTTCTGACATAGACACCTACCTTATAAAAAATGATTTAATTCTAGAGAAAAGAAGTATACCATGTCAGCTAGAGACCAGCAATATAATTTCACCTTTAGGGGGTTTTTTAGAAAAGTGTTCAACAAGATCTGCGGCTGTTCCATTTGTCACTTCTTCGAATTTTTTTGTTAACTCACGTGCGACTGCACAACAGCGCATTGGATCAATTTCAGCTAAAATTTTTAATGAAGCTACAAGACGAAAAGGGGATTCATAGCAGATTGTAGAGCCTGGGTAGTTAAGAATTTCTTGAAATATTCGAATTAATTTCCCTTTCTTTCGAGGAAGAAAACCTAGAAATTGAAAGCGAGTTGTATCTAATCCTGAAGCTACTAAGCCAGCAATTGCAGCACAGGCTCCAGGGATAGGAACAACAGTGATCCCTTCTTTTCGACATTCAGCGACTAGTCTGATTCCAGGATCAGAAATAGCTGGTGTCCCTGCATCCGAAACTAATCCGATTTGCTTCCCTGTACGAATATCTTCTAAAATCTTTGGAAGATTTTTCTTTTCATTATAGCTATGAAAACTCTTAAGAGGAATGCTTAATTCATAGTGATTTAAGAGGATACGTGTTTTTCTTGTATCTTCGCATAGTAAATAATCGAGTGTTTGAATTGTTTTTATTGCTCGAAAAGAAAAATCAGCTAGATTCCCAATAGGAGTCGCTATTAAATACAACAAAACAGGAAACCTTTTTAGATTAGAAAAAGGTGGCACCCAGATTCGAACTGGGGAATGGAGGCTTTGCAGGCCTCTGCCTTACCGCTTGGCTATACCACCATTTGTTTTGCAAAATATCGAAATAGAGACCGCTTGACAAATTTGACACATATTTTGAAAAGCGATGAAAAATTTAGAATATTAAAAATTTCTAGGTTATAAGCCATGCAAAAGACTCTCTTTCAAAATAAGAAATGACTAGATTTATATAGCGAAATTTCCACTACTATTGACAGGCTTTCATTTGTCTTTATATTCTTAATAGAATCAAAATCGTAGCAATCATGACATATAAAAACAAATGAAATTTGATCTATGTGTTGGGTCAATTCAATAGAAAAGTGATGCAATGAAGCCAATTTCATTTAAGGATTTAGCAAAATATCTTGATCTATCCCAACCAAGTGAGGTAATGATCACAGGATTTGCCATTGATAGTCGTAGATTACAACCAGGAGATCTTTTCTTTGCTTTAACTGGAAGCAGATGTGATGGCCATAATTTCATTGAAGTCATTGCAAACCAAGGAGCAGCGGGTGCTATAGTAAGAGAAGATTATCGTGGTCCATCTTACGGTATTCCGTTACTTTATGTACCAAATGTTCTTGTATTTCTCCAGAATTTAGCTCGAAAGATTTTAGAAAAAAGAGCTTCTAAA contains:
- the groL gene encoding chaperonin GroEL (60 kDa chaperone family; promotes refolding of misfolded polypeptides especially under stressful conditions; forms two stacked rings of heptamers to form a barrel-shaped 14mer; ends can be capped by GroES; misfolded proteins enter the barrel where they are refolded when GroES binds) encodes the protein MSEAKEIIFEQEARDKLARGIEQLANIVGPTLGPKGRNVGLEKSWGAPTITNDGNSIVKDVELPDQYENMGVSMAQEVAAKLKDKCGDGTTTGTLLLNYLVKKGNKSIATGISPIEIKRGIDKGVAAIVEELEKMAIPLNGHQDTQNIATVSASGNEEIGHYIANAIEKVGKEGVVTIEEAKGTETKIEMVEGMQFDRGYVSPYFVTNQEKMTIEIENPYLLLVDKKISSIQEMMPILQAVAASGRDLLIISEDLENDVLATLVVNKIRGILKVTAVKSPGFGDRRKAMLEDIATLTGATVISEEAGVYLKDANLELLGSCNRALITKETTTLVGGRGTTKSIEARIAQIEAEHDQVTSSYDKEKLMERKAKLKGGVAVIYVGAATEPELKQKKQMFEDSLSSTKAALAEGIVPGGGVALLRASRVIQSLKIENDEIHGANLVAAACETPVYQIVANTGQDGAVIVSQLKKEKDAMGFNARNEKIEDLIKAGVIDPVKVTKNCLLHAASVAGMVLISEALIGDAPEDEEK
- the rsmI gene encoding 16S rRNA (cytidine(1402)-2'-O)-methyltransferase produces the protein MLYLIATPIGNLADFSFRAIKTIQTLDYLLCEDTRKTRILLNHYELSIPLKSFHSYNEKKNLPKILEDIRTGKQIGLVSDAGTPAISDPGIRLVAECRKEGITVVPIPGACAAIAGLVASGLDTTRFQFLGFLPRKKGKLIRIFQEILNYPGSTICYESPFRLVASLKILAEIDPMRCCAVARELTKKFEEVTNGTAADLVEHFSKKPPKGEIILLVSS
- a CDS encoding metallophosphoesterase, which translates into the protein MLKVAHLSDLHFSHPTFNPSQFINKRWIGNLNLLFFRKYLYDTKHLLHLPQFFDSLNVDHVCITGDFSSLSLDSEFRESKAFVDSFSQPVYFLPGNHDCYTKAVEKTRRFYHFFPSEDLKNQRIEKKYLGKGWWWIGLDCAVATPPFYSLGLFSSTMKKALKQILDCIPLHEHVIIGNHFPLYPTHRPMHDLQGAHLLQQILKNYPQVKLYLHGHDHKYYIQEERKEGLPLVFNSGSVAHRSNGTFYLFQLNEKECLVDHFILDNNRKTCSWVVNWQKRFTYNA